A single window of Gossypium arboreum isolate Shixiya-1 chromosome 13, ASM2569848v2, whole genome shotgun sequence DNA harbors:
- the LOC108462856 gene encoding premnaspirodiene oxygenase-like: MDLSFPSLLILLSSFLFLSIVVKIVKKIETINSNDKLPPGPWKLPFIGNLHQLVGSLPHRVLRDLANHHGPLMHLQLGESSTIIVSSPEIAKEVMITHGIIFADRPYVAALDVLTYNSMDIAMTRYGNYWRQMRRICTVELLTAKRVQSFESIRQEQVSGLVKYISSNHGSPINLTKKIFSLTYRITSRAAFGNVCKEHDVYSSVVDDTIKLGSGFRFADMFPSVRVLERISGLRQKAEALFQKSDKILQGIINEHRASLERGLIGEEVKEDLVTVLLKIQQLGGLEFPLTDKEIKAIIWDMFSGGGETSSTSVDWAMSEMVRNPRVLKKAQNEVRQVCHGKGDVDEASIKELKYLALVIKETLRLHPPLPLLLPRESRENYEINGYQIPSKTKIIINAWAIGRDPKYWSKAETFYPERFLDSSIDFNGTNLEYIPFGAGRRMCPGISFALPNIELPLAKLLYHFDWELPSGMWHEDLDMTEDFGVATRRKDDLILIPTSHAN, from the exons ATGGATCTTTCTTTTCCCTCCTTGCTAATCTTGCTTTCTTCCTTTCTCTTCTTGTCAATCgttgttaaaatagtaaagaaaattgaaaccATAAATTCAAACGATAAGCTGCCACCAGGGCCATGGAAATTACCCTTTATAGGCAACCTACATCAGCTAGTTGGCTCACTACCTCATCGAGTTCTGAGAGATTTAGCCAATCACCATGGACCCTTAATGCACCTACAGCTTGGTGAAAGTTCCACCATCATTGTTTCATCACCAGAAATTGCCAAAGAGGTGATGATAACACATGGTATCATCTTTGCTGATAGACCTTATGTGGCTGCTTTGGATGTGCTGACTTATAATTCCATGGACATTGCCATGACACGGTATGGAAATTATTGGAGACAGATGCGGAGAATTTGTACAGTGGAACTTTTAACGGCAAAAAGAGTGCAGTCGTTTGAATCAATCAGACAAGAGCAAGTCTCAGGTCTTGTGAAATATATATCTTCAAACCATGGCTCCCCAATCAATCTTACCAAGAAGATTTTTTCCCTGACATATAGGATCACATCAAGAGCAGCATTCGGTAACGTATGCAAGGAACATGATGTATACTCATCAGTTGTGGATGATACAATAAAGCTGGGTTCTGGATTTAGATTTGCAGACATGTTCCCGTCCGTTAGAGTGCTTGAACGAATTAGTGGACTGAGACAGAAAGCTGAGGCTCTGTTTCAGAAGAGTGATAAGATACTTCAAGGCATCATTAATGAACACAGAGCCAGTCTGGAGAGAGGACTAATAGGTGAAGAAGTCAAGGAAGACTTAGTCACTGTTCTTTTAAAGATTCAACAACTTGGTGGTCTTGAATTTCCCTTGACTGACAAGGAAATCAAAGCAATCATTTGG GATATGTTCAGCGGAGGAGGCGAGACATCATCAACAAGCGTAGACTGGGCAATGTCAGAAATGGTAAGAAATCCAAGGGTGCTAAAAAAGGCACAAAATGAGGTTAGACAGGTGTGTCATGGAAAGGGAGATGTGGATGAAGCaagtattaaagaattaaaatacTTAGCATTAGTCATCAAAGAAACCTTGAGGTTACACCCTCCACTTCCTCTGTTACTTCCAAGAGAAAGTCGAGAGAATTACGAAATCAATGGTTACCAAATTCCTTCCAAGACTAAAATCATAATCAATGCATGGGCTATTGGAAGAGATCCCAAGTACTGGAGTAAAGCTGAGACATTTTATCCTGAAAGATTCCTCGATAGTTCCATTGATTTCAATGGAACAAATTTGGAGTACATCCCATTTGGTGCTGGAAGAAGGATGTGCCCAGGCATATCATTTGCTCTTCCTAACATTGAGCTGCCTTTGGCAAAGTTGCTTTACCATTTTGATTGGGAGCTTCCTAGTGGAATGTGGCATGAAGATTTAGATATGACTGAAGACTTCGGTGTGGCTACAAGAAGGAAAGATGATCTAATCCTAATTCCAACCTCTCATGCCAATTAA